The Mycoplasmopsis columbinasalis genomic interval TTAACACCAGCATAAGAAACTGTTACTTCGTTTGAAAAGTTTGCTAATAATGCTTCATAAAATTTTTTAAGTTTAGCACCTCTAATGTGTCAAAAAATTAATTTAAAAACATCTTCATCGTTCTTAAAATCTTTATATTTTTTGGCACTTGCGCCACGGAAGAGAATTCCAGCTTTGTAAAAAAGACAAGTTGAATAACTTTTTTGTTTGTAGTTAGAATTGATAATTGTGGTAATGCCGTTTTTGGCTGCTAAATCAAACATTTTTTGAATTGTGGTTGGTGCAATAGCACGCGCAAAAATAGTTTCGTTATTTTTAACTACTTTACTACCGTTTCAAAAAATGATGTTTTTTGTTAAACCCATTTTTTTGCTAAGTTCTCAAGTAAAATGTACGTCGCCTCTTCCGGTTGAGACTACAACTTCAATTCCTTGTTTGGTACATTCTTTGACAGCATCGATGTTTTCTTGACTAATCGAAACTTCGCCATTCTCCCTCTTGTCAAGGGTTGTGCCGTCTAAATCAATAAAAATAATTTTAGGTTTTTGTATTAATTTGTTCATTGAAGAATTATATAACTTTTCCTTTTTTAGTCAGGAATAAGCGAAGTTGGTTTAGGAACGTTGCTAGAGTTCTAATTTAAGGTGCTTGTTACAAAAATAACTCTATGACACAATGCTATTGGCAAAATCCAGTTCTGCAACTCAAACTTAGTTATGACCAAGGAAAAAGGAAATTTTAGTCATAAAAAAAGCGTCCTCAGACGCTTTGTGTTTTTACTTTTTATTTGGTTTCTGGTTCGTCAAATTCTGGGTTATGTGGAATTTTATCTACACCCACTCATTTTCAGTTTCTAATTTCATCCATGTCGATTCCGTGTTCGTGAATGTAAGCAGTATGTTTCTCGATTTTTTCTTGTAATTTGTTGATAAAGAAACGAGCTTTTTCGCCGTAAACAGCTTTAGCAGCTGTTTGTGCAATGTGGAATCTGTCCATTTCACTCATTAAACGAATATCAAATGAAGTGGTAATGTCACCATTTTCACGATAACCGTGAATATACAAGTTGTGGTTGTTTCTTAAGAAGAAAATGTCACGAATTAAACCTTCATAACCATGGAAAGCAAACACAATCGGTTTGTCTTTAGTGAATAAGGCGTCAAATTCAAAGTTTTGCATTCCACGTGGGTCAACTGATGGATGACGTAATCTTAGCAAGTCCACAACGTTAACGTATCTAATTTTGAGTTCAGGATACTTTGCGTGCAGATATGAAATTGCAGCCAAAGTTTCTAAAGTTGGTTCAGTTCCACAAGCGGCAATCACTAAATCTGGTTCATCGTCAAGTGTGCAAGTTGATGCTCAAGGAATAATTTTAGCTCCGTCTCTTACCAAAATTTTTGCTTCTTTCACATCAAATCATTGTTCACGTGGTTGTTTTGAAGCCACAATTAAGTTAATTACATCACGTTCTTGGAAGGCTTTGTCAAGGACAGCAAGTAAAGTG includes:
- a CDS encoding HAD-IIB family hydrolase, which translates into the protein MNKLIQKPKIIFIDLDGTTLDKRENGEVSISQENIDAVKECTKQGIEVVVSTGRGDVHFTWELSKKMGLTKNIIFWNGSKVVKNNETIFARAIAPTTIQKMFDLAAKNGITTIINSNYKQKSYSTCLFYKAGILFRGASAKKYKDFKNDEDVFKLIFWHIRGAKLKKFYEALLANFSNEVTVSYAGVKNNYLEVTAIGCSKGEAEEFYAKASNIEIKDCMHIGDSMNDHTTCGVVGNVVALANSVPKYKEDADTISPYPCNTGGLAKTLKSLVLD